The Streptomyces sp. NL15-2K genome contains a region encoding:
- a CDS encoding ABC transporter permease, whose translation MFRTALRNVFAHKARLLMTVLAVMLGVAFVSGTLVFTNTISEAYQKSSAKGFDHVDVAVEPETQANKGDTVGRTAELTQAVLDESAKVPGAASAIGVVNGFTAIAGKDGKLIGGGFQSQGGNYWGTKDARYPLVSGHAPKGADEVLIDSETAERAGYEVGDTVRLSVDGPVLDPKIVGIFTTDDGNVAAGGSLALFDTATAQQLFGKKGTYDEIAVKAKPGVTQAALQAELDKALPKDVAETTTGQQLADDQAAMISSQMSGMKQGLLVFAGIALFVGTFIIANTFTMLVAQRTKELALLRAVGASRRQVTRSVLVEAFVVGTVAAVTGLAAGVGIGAGLRALMGTFDAAVPDGPLIISPSTVATALAVGILITMLAAWLPGRRAAKIPPVAAMSSVHAQATTKSLVLRNTLGALFSGAGIAVVLAATTMSGSDGQAPMGLGAVLLIIGVFILTPLLSRPLIAAAAPVLRVFGVSGKLARQNSVRNPRRTAATASALMIGLTLITGMTVMAGSLQKSIDKMAASAIKADYVVSMANFNELSPDVEKKLKQLDDVTATSPLRNAPSRIDGETEYLTGVTGGTIGKLTELKVDDGSFKVSGAQVVVDADTAKLHDWKAGSSFTVNYEDRKKQKLTVAGVYEGNDMIRGILVDNAALSPHQTDPADMQVMVKTSDGASSATKDRIEKALGSNPAIKVQDKKDLSNEIAQMFTLMLNMVYGLLAMAVLVAVLGVINTLAMSVFERSQEIGMLRAIGLDRGGIKRMVRLESLVISLFGGVLGIGLGVFFGWAAGELLGTRMATYELVLPWARMAVFLLLAATVGVLAALWPARRAARLNMLAAIKSE comes from the coding sequence ATGTTCCGTACCGCCTTGCGCAACGTATTCGCGCACAAGGCCCGGCTCCTGATGACCGTGCTCGCCGTGATGCTCGGCGTGGCCTTCGTGTCGGGGACCCTGGTCTTCACCAACACCATCTCCGAGGCCTACCAGAAGAGTTCGGCCAAGGGCTTCGACCATGTCGACGTGGCCGTCGAGCCCGAGACCCAGGCCAACAAAGGCGACACCGTCGGCAGGACCGCCGAGCTGACGCAGGCGGTGCTCGACGAGAGCGCCAAGGTGCCCGGCGCCGCGTCCGCCATCGGTGTCGTCAACGGCTTCACCGCGATCGCCGGCAAGGACGGCAAGCTCATCGGCGGCGGCTTCCAGTCGCAGGGCGGGAACTACTGGGGCACCAAGGACGCCCGTTATCCGCTGGTCAGCGGGCACGCCCCGAAGGGCGCGGACGAGGTCCTCATCGACTCCGAGACCGCCGAGCGCGCCGGGTACGAGGTCGGCGACACCGTACGGCTCTCGGTGGACGGCCCGGTCCTCGACCCGAAGATCGTCGGCATCTTCACCACCGACGACGGCAATGTCGCGGCCGGCGGCAGTCTCGCCCTCTTCGACACGGCGACCGCGCAGCAGCTGTTCGGCAAGAAGGGCACGTACGACGAGATCGCCGTCAAGGCGAAGCCCGGTGTGACGCAGGCCGCGCTGCAGGCCGAGCTGGACAAGGCGCTGCCGAAGGACGTCGCGGAGACGACGACGGGGCAGCAACTCGCCGACGACCAGGCCGCGATGATCTCCTCGCAGATGTCCGGGATGAAGCAGGGCCTGCTGGTCTTCGCGGGCATCGCGCTCTTCGTCGGCACGTTCATCATCGCCAACACCTTCACCATGCTGGTCGCCCAGCGCACCAAGGAACTGGCTCTGCTGCGGGCCGTGGGGGCCTCGCGCCGGCAGGTCACCCGCTCCGTCCTCGTCGAGGCGTTCGTGGTCGGTACGGTCGCCGCGGTGACCGGTCTCGCCGCCGGCGTCGGCATCGGTGCGGGACTGCGGGCGCTGATGGGCACGTTCGACGCGGCCGTCCCGGACGGGCCGCTGATCATCTCGCCGAGCACGGTCGCCACGGCCCTCGCCGTCGGCATCCTCATCACCATGCTGGCGGCCTGGCTGCCGGGCCGCCGGGCCGCGAAGATCCCGCCGGTCGCGGCGATGAGCAGCGTGCACGCGCAGGCGACGACCAAGTCGCTGGTGCTGCGCAACACGCTGGGCGCGCTGTTCTCGGGAGCGGGCATCGCGGTCGTCCTCGCGGCGACGACGATGTCCGGCTCGGACGGCCAGGCCCCCATGGGCCTCGGCGCGGTCCTCCTCATCATCGGCGTCTTCATCCTCACCCCGCTCCTGTCCCGCCCGCTGATCGCGGCCGCGGCCCCGGTCCTGCGCGTGTTCGGTGTCTCCGGCAAGCTGGCCCGCCAGAACTCCGTGCGCAATCCCCGCCGTACGGCCGCCACCGCCTCCGCGCTGATGATCGGGCTCACCCTGATCACCGGTATGACGGTGATGGCGGGCAGCCTGCAGAAGTCGATCGACAAGATGGCGGCGTCCGCGATCAAGGCGGACTACGTGGTGTCCATGGCGAACTTCAACGAGTTGTCGCCGGACGTCGAGAAGAAGCTGAAGCAGCTCGACGACGTCACCGCCACCAGCCCGCTGCGCAACGCCCCCTCGCGCATCGACGGCGAGACCGAGTACCTCACCGGCGTCACGGGCGGCACGATCGGCAAGCTGACCGAACTGAAGGTCGACGACGGCTCCTTCAAGGTGAGCGGCGCGCAGGTGGTCGTGGACGCCGACACCGCCAAGCTGCACGACTGGAAGGCGGGTTCGAGCTTCACCGTCAACTACGAGGACCGCAAGAAGCAGAAGCTCACGGTCGCCGGTGTCTACGAGGGCAACGACATGATCCGGGGGATCCTCGTCGACAACGCCGCCCTCTCCCCGCACCAGACGGACCCGGCCGACATGCAGGTCATGGTCAAGACGTCCGACGGGGCGTCGAGCGCGACGAAGGACCGGATCGAGAAGGCCCTCGGCTCCAACCCGGCCATCAAGGTCCAGGACAAGAAGGACCTCTCCAACGAGATCGCGCAGATGTTCACGCTGATGCTGAACATGGTCTACGGCCTGCTGGCGATGGCAGTGCTCGTCGCGGTCCTCGGCGTCATCAACACCCTGGCCATGTCGGTCTTCGAGCGCTCCCAGGAGATCGGCATGCTGCGCGCGATCGGCCTGGACCGGGGGGGCATCAAGCGGATGGTCCGCCTGGAGTCCCTGGTCATCTCCCTCTTCGGCGGGGTGCTGGGCATCGGCCTCGGCGTGTTCTTCGGCTGGGCTGCCGGTGAACTGCTCGGCACGAGGATGGCGACCTACGAGCTGGTCCTGCCGTGGGCCCGGATGGCCGTGTTCCTGCTGCTTGCCGCGACGGTGGGCGTCCTTGCGGCGCTGTGGCCGGCCCGGCGGGCGGCGCGGCTGAACATGCTGGCGGCGATCAAGTCGGAGTAG
- a CDS encoding class I SAM-dependent methyltransferase: MSDAAPRLKSLIEQLLGAPLTLRIRAWDGSQAGPPDAPALVVRNRRAVRRLLWKPGELGLARAWVAGDLDIEGDLYAALDELAELVWERGEDARTVVQALRDPGVRAAVRGLVRFAGPPLPPAPPREEIRRPRRNLHTKRSDRRAISHHYDVGNDFYELVLGPSMVYSCAYWPAPESAGGTLETAQRDKLELIARKLDLTPGRRLLDVGCGWGSMAIHAAREHGVRVVGITLSHEQAAYARKRVADEGLTDRVEIRVQDYRDVTDGPYDAISSIGMAEHVGADRYLEYATVLHSLLGPGGRLLNHQIARRPERDESAYHIDEFIDRYVFPDGELAPVGTTVTQLERAGFEVRDVESIREHYALTLRRWVANLEAGWDRAVKLTSPGRARVWRLYMAASAVSFERNRIGVNQVLAIRTPESGESGMPLRSRTWN; encoded by the coding sequence ATGTCAGACGCCGCCCCGCGGCTGAAGAGCCTCATCGAACAGTTGCTGGGAGCTCCGCTCACGCTGCGTATCCGCGCCTGGGACGGTTCGCAGGCAGGCCCGCCGGACGCGCCGGCCCTCGTCGTACGCAACCGCAGGGCCGTGCGCCGCCTGCTGTGGAAGCCCGGCGAGCTGGGGCTCGCCCGCGCCTGGGTGGCGGGGGACCTGGACATCGAAGGAGACCTCTACGCCGCCCTCGACGAGCTGGCAGAGCTCGTGTGGGAGCGCGGGGAGGACGCCCGGACCGTCGTCCAGGCCCTGCGCGACCCCGGGGTACGGGCCGCCGTACGCGGACTGGTCAGGTTCGCCGGACCCCCGCTGCCCCCGGCCCCGCCCCGGGAGGAGATCCGCAGACCACGCCGCAACCTGCACACCAAGCGCAGCGACAGACGCGCCATCAGCCACCACTACGACGTCGGCAACGACTTCTACGAGCTCGTCCTGGGCCCGAGCATGGTGTACTCCTGCGCCTACTGGCCGGCCCCGGAATCCGCAGGCGGCACCCTCGAGACCGCCCAGCGGGACAAGCTCGAACTCATCGCCCGCAAGCTCGACCTGACCCCCGGCCGGCGCCTGCTGGACGTCGGCTGCGGCTGGGGCTCCATGGCCATCCACGCCGCCCGTGAGCACGGCGTGCGCGTCGTCGGCATCACCCTCTCCCACGAGCAGGCCGCCTACGCCCGTAAGCGCGTCGCCGACGAGGGACTGACCGACCGGGTCGAGATCCGCGTACAGGACTACCGGGACGTCACCGACGGGCCGTACGACGCGATCTCCTCCATCGGCATGGCCGAACACGTCGGCGCCGACCGGTACCTGGAGTACGCCACCGTCCTGCACAGTCTCCTCGGGCCCGGAGGACGGCTGCTCAACCATCAGATCGCCCGCCGCCCGGAGAGGGACGAGTCGGCCTACCACATCGACGAGTTCATCGACCGCTACGTCTTCCCCGACGGCGAACTCGCCCCCGTCGGCACCACCGTCACCCAACTCGAACGCGCCGGGTTCGAGGTCCGCGACGTCGAGTCGATCCGCGAGCACTACGCCCTCACCCTGCGCCGCTGGGTCGCCAACCTGGAGGCCGGCTGGGACCGGGCCGTCAAGCTCACCAGCCCGGGCCGGGCCCGCGTCTGGCGGCTGTACATGGCCGCGTCCGCCGTCTCCTTCGAACGCAACCGCATCGGCGTCAACCAGGTCCTCGCCATCAGGACGCCCGAGTCCGGCGAATCGGGGATGCCCCTGCGCTCCCGCACCTGGAACTGA
- a CDS encoding NAD(P)/FAD-dependent oxidoreductase, translating to MSTTERPRILVVGGGYVGLYAARRIMKKMRYGEATVTVVDPRSYMTYQPFLPETAAGSISPRHVVVPLRRVLPKAEVLTGRVTTIDQDRKVATISPLVGEAYELPFDYLVIALGAVSRTFPIPGLAEQGIGMKGIEEAIGLRNHVLEQLDKADSTNDEEIRRKALTFVFVGGGFAGAETIGEVEDMARDAAKYYNNVSREDMRFILVDAADKILPEVGPKLGQYGKEHLETRGVEVYLSTSMDSCVDGHVVLKNGLEVDSNTIVWTAGVKPNPALSRYGLPLGPRGHVDCEPTLQVKGTDYIWAAGDNAQVPDLVGRKAGNENAWCPPNAQHALRQARVLGDNVISGMRGFPQKDYSHANKGAVAGLGLHKGVAMIVMGKMKIKLKGRLAWYMHRGYHGMAMPTWNRKIRVFADWTLGMFLKREVVALGALETPREEFYEAAKPAPVAAASKAEEKPKAEQAKAS from the coding sequence ATGAGCACCACGGAGCGTCCCAGGATCCTCGTAGTAGGCGGTGGGTACGTAGGCCTGTACGCAGCTCGGCGCATCATGAAGAAGATGCGCTACGGCGAGGCGACCGTCACGGTCGTCGACCCCCGGTCGTACATGACCTACCAGCCCTTCCTTCCCGAAACCGCCGCCGGCAGCATCTCCCCCCGACACGTTGTCGTCCCACTGCGACGCGTGCTTCCGAAGGCGGAGGTCCTCACCGGCCGGGTCACCACCATCGATCAGGACCGCAAGGTCGCCACGATCTCGCCGCTCGTCGGCGAGGCGTACGAGCTGCCTTTCGACTACCTGGTCATCGCGCTCGGCGCGGTCTCCCGCACCTTCCCGATCCCCGGCCTCGCCGAGCAGGGCATCGGCATGAAGGGCATCGAGGAGGCCATCGGGCTGCGCAACCACGTCCTCGAGCAGCTGGACAAGGCCGACTCCACGAACGACGAGGAGATCCGCCGCAAGGCGCTCACCTTCGTCTTCGTCGGCGGTGGCTTCGCGGGTGCGGAGACCATCGGCGAGGTCGAGGACATGGCCCGCGACGCGGCGAAGTACTACAACAACGTCTCCCGCGAGGACATGCGGTTCATCCTCGTCGACGCCGCCGACAAGATCCTGCCCGAGGTCGGCCCCAAGCTCGGCCAGTACGGCAAGGAGCACCTGGAGACCCGCGGGGTCGAGGTCTACCTCTCCACCTCCATGGACTCCTGCGTCGACGGCCACGTCGTGCTGAAGAACGGCCTCGAGGTCGACTCCAACACGATCGTCTGGACGGCGGGCGTCAAGCCGAACCCGGCCCTGTCCCGCTACGGCCTGCCGCTCGGCCCCCGCGGTCACGTCGACTGCGAGCCCACGCTCCAGGTCAAGGGCACGGACTACATCTGGGCCGCGGGCGACAACGCCCAGGTGCCCGACCTCGTCGGCCGCAAGGCGGGCAACGAGAACGCCTGGTGCCCCCCGAACGCGCAGCACGCCCTCCGTCAGGCGCGTGTCCTCGGCGACAACGTGATCTCCGGCATGCGGGGCTTCCCGCAGAAGGACTACTCGCACGCCAACAAGGGCGCGGTGGCGGGCCTCGGCCTCCACAAGGGCGTCGCGATGATCGTCATGGGCAAGATGAAGATCAAGCTCAAGGGCCGTCTGGCGTGGTACATGCACCGCGGCTACCACGGCATGGCCATGCCGACCTGGAACCGCAAGATCCGCGTCTTCGCCGACTGGACGCTCGGCATGTTCCTCAAGCGTGAGGTCGTTGCGCTGGGCGCCCTGGAGACTCCGCGCGAGGAGTTCTACGAGGCGGCCAAGCCGGCGCCGGTCGCCGCCGCGAGCAAGGCCGAGGAGAAGCCCAAGGCCGAGCAGGCCAAGGCGTCCTGA
- a CDS encoding RNase A-like domain-containing protein, translating to MGTPPTPPGGGTIDVKPSNLHQVAGGFAGQQTPFDKAAKDLVTALKEYPDAGGYGTAAQAFATAYVQAGNRFLEVWAKSVVSVGGAAVGFATTANTYAKAEAANDASGQTVARTQPPPVVIDKVPDYGSVPDLKWGDDDGGDDFIRSILEWIPDAVWHIIRPLLEHAFRWGKVAEVYPYPQQHYLNSLSQAWSNTTMSLSITESGLTGLVSSITLQSNSEWYDAMRQFCSSLWGTTDWGKSREGYEWKHDSSGSQTASHPVMTVLFDTAKKISDLLREFAEAAVELNGKVWDIYMEAVKQAVGDIDLSDGVDLNDVKEGAKGVGRFLKGLATGAAELSVEITLNIDTAALNAVVEAYNRRVNALTPRFGALTGALDEAHRSAPTYAAEEARAEAFGARALNDFKKQHKYTTDADEKNHFYPIDLANAEGLYGGHSVDKHVGKTDEQLAQRLRDQQITRPDGSVRPLAASSYPDLASAQRFTQDTLDDIRNAEKIERWLDRLEREPVANERSTLTLDKSFTEVTGRTVPRTAYDADGLQAQGIDAHGANVVLRYKRGLVPPFIVLTSMPTA from the coding sequence ATGGGGACTCCGCCGACGCCACCCGGTGGCGGCACCATCGACGTCAAGCCGTCCAACCTGCATCAGGTGGCGGGCGGCTTCGCGGGGCAGCAGACGCCGTTCGACAAGGCGGCCAAGGACCTCGTCACCGCTCTCAAGGAGTATCCGGACGCCGGAGGGTACGGCACGGCGGCACAGGCGTTCGCGACCGCGTACGTCCAGGCGGGCAACCGCTTCCTCGAGGTGTGGGCCAAGTCCGTGGTCAGTGTCGGAGGCGCCGCGGTCGGCTTCGCGACGACGGCCAACACCTACGCCAAGGCGGAGGCGGCCAACGACGCCTCGGGGCAGACCGTCGCCAGGACCCAGCCGCCGCCGGTCGTCATCGACAAGGTGCCCGACTACGGCTCGGTGCCGGACCTGAAGTGGGGCGACGACGACGGCGGTGACGACTTCATCCGCTCCATCCTGGAGTGGATCCCGGACGCCGTGTGGCACATCATCCGTCCGCTGCTGGAGCACGCGTTCCGCTGGGGCAAGGTCGCCGAGGTCTACCCGTACCCGCAGCAGCACTACCTCAACTCGCTGTCCCAGGCCTGGTCGAACACCACGATGTCGCTGTCCATCACGGAGAGCGGCCTGACGGGGCTCGTCAGCAGCATCACGCTGCAGAGCAACAGCGAGTGGTACGACGCGATGCGGCAGTTCTGCAGCTCGCTGTGGGGGACGACTGACTGGGGGAAGAGCCGGGAGGGCTACGAGTGGAAGCACGACAGCTCCGGATCCCAGACCGCCAGCCATCCGGTCATGACCGTCCTGTTCGACACGGCGAAGAAGATCAGCGACCTGCTGCGTGAGTTCGCCGAGGCCGCGGTCGAGCTGAACGGCAAGGTGTGGGACATCTACATGGAAGCGGTCAAGCAGGCCGTCGGAGACATCGACCTCAGCGATGGCGTCGACCTCAACGACGTCAAGGAGGGCGCCAAGGGAGTCGGCCGCTTCCTGAAGGGGCTCGCCACGGGAGCCGCGGAACTCAGCGTGGAGATCACGCTGAACATCGACACGGCCGCTCTGAACGCCGTGGTCGAGGCGTACAACCGTCGTGTCAACGCGCTCACGCCGCGGTTCGGCGCGCTGACGGGGGCCCTGGACGAGGCGCACCGCAGCGCACCTACCTACGCGGCCGAGGAGGCGCGCGCCGAGGCCTTCGGGGCGCGGGCGCTGAACGACTTCAAGAAGCAGCACAAGTACACGACGGACGCCGACGAGAAGAACCACTTCTACCCGATCGACCTGGCCAACGCCGAAGGCCTCTACGGCGGCCACAGCGTGGACAAACACGTGGGCAAGACGGACGAGCAGCTCGCGCAGCGGCTCAGGGACCAGCAGATCACCCGCCCCGACGGATCGGTGCGGCCGCTGGCGGCGTCCTCGTACCCGGACCTGGCGTCTGCGCAGCGGTTCACCCAGGACACCCTGGACGACATCCGGAACGCGGAGAAGATCGAGCGCTGGCTGGACCGGCTGGAGCGGGAGCCGGTCGCCAACGAGAGGTCGACCCTGACCCTGGACAAGAGCTTCACCGAGGTGACGGGGCGCACCGTGCCCCGTACCGCCTACGACGCGGACGGACTTCAGGCACAGGGGATCGACGCCCACGGCGCGAACGTCGTCCTCCGGTACAAGAGAGGTCTCGTCCCACCCTTTATCGTCCTCACGTCCATGCCGACCGCGTAG
- a CDS encoding WXG100 family type VII secretion target produces MPTGADDDHITAHLATLQRLAGDLEDILKQLNGRLDDLYDRVAPVVLSWSGETREAFVDKLEEWDRSAQDLQAAQKWLHEVVTTGHTNYAAAHQAVLRGWGAG; encoded by the coding sequence ATGCCGACCGGTGCCGATGACGACCACATAACCGCCCATCTCGCCACGCTTCAACGGCTGGCGGGCGATCTGGAGGACATCCTCAAGCAGCTCAACGGCAGGCTCGACGACCTCTACGACCGGGTGGCACCGGTCGTACTGTCCTGGAGCGGCGAGACCCGCGAGGCATTCGTCGACAAGCTCGAGGAGTGGGACCGCTCCGCGCAGGACCTCCAGGCGGCGCAGAAGTGGCTGCACGAGGTCGTCACCACCGGCCACACCAACTACGCGGCCGCGCACCAGGCGGTGCTGCGCGGCTGGGGAGCGGGCTGA
- a CDS encoding Ppx/GppA phosphatase family protein — MTRVAAIDCGTNSIRLLVADADPVTGELVDLDRRMTIVRLGQGVDRTGRLAPEALERTFAACHEYAAIIKEHGVERLRFVATSASRDAENRDEFVRGVLDILGVEPEVITGDQEAEFSFTGATKELTGREDLHRPFLVVDIGGGSTEFVVGDDHVRAARSVDVGCVRMTERHLVHDGVVSDPPSEAQIAAMRADIEAALDLAERTVPLREAHTLVGLAGSVTTVSAIAQDLPEYDSTAIHHSRVPYDKVREITDRLLRSTHAERAAIPSMHPGRVDVIGAGALVLLSIMERIGAEEVVVSEHDILDGIAWSLT; from the coding sequence GTGACCCGAGTCGCCGCCATCGACTGCGGTACGAACTCCATCCGTCTCCTCGTCGCCGACGCGGACCCTGTGACCGGTGAACTGGTCGACCTGGACCGCCGTATGACGATCGTCCGTCTCGGCCAGGGCGTCGACCGCACCGGACGGCTCGCCCCCGAGGCGCTGGAGCGCACCTTCGCCGCCTGCCACGAGTACGCGGCGATCATCAAGGAGCACGGAGTGGAGCGCCTGCGCTTCGTGGCGACCTCCGCCTCCCGGGACGCCGAGAACCGGGACGAGTTCGTACGAGGCGTGCTGGACATCCTGGGTGTGGAACCGGAGGTCATCACCGGCGACCAGGAGGCGGAGTTCTCCTTCACCGGCGCCACCAAGGAGCTGACGGGGCGGGAGGACCTGCACCGGCCGTTCCTGGTCGTGGACATCGGCGGCGGCTCGACCGAGTTCGTCGTCGGCGACGACCACGTGCGCGCGGCGCGCTCGGTCGACGTCGGCTGTGTCCGGATGACCGAGCGGCACCTCGTCCACGACGGGGTCGTCAGCGACCCGCCGTCCGAGGCGCAGATCGCGGCGATGCGGGCGGACATCGAGGCGGCCCTGGACCTCGCCGAGCGGACGGTCCCGCTGCGCGAGGCGCACACGCTGGTGGGCCTGGCGGGCTCGGTCACGACGGTCTCGGCGATCGCGCAGGACCTGCCCGAGTACGACTCGACGGCCATCCACCACTCCCGGGTCCCGTACGACAAGGTCCGCGAGATCACCGACCGGCTCCTGCGCTCCACCCACGCCGAGCGCGCGGCCATCCCCTCCATGCACCCGGGCCGCGTCGACGTGATCGGCGCGGGGGCCCTCGTCCTCCTGTCGATCATGGAGCGGATCGGTGCGGAGGAGGTCGTGGTGAGCGAGCACGACATCCTCGACGGCATCGCCTGGTCCCTCACCTGA
- a CDS encoding DUF501 domain-containing protein — protein sequence MDTPARRPTTTPQGQRCALTLFDLPPTPRTEPTDADVEAFKQQLGRPPRGLRAIAHRCPCGQPDVVETAPRLPDGTPFPTLYYLTCPKASSAIGTLEANGVMKEMTARLETDPVLAAAYRAAHEDYIRRRDEIEELKGFPSAGGMPDRVKCLHVLVAHSLAAGPGVNPLGDEALEMLPEWWRKGTCVTPVEETSVRSVRSVRSVQGEDR from the coding sequence ATGGATACTCCCGCCCGCCGCCCGACCACCACCCCTCAAGGGCAGCGCTGCGCGCTGACGCTGTTTGATCTGCCGCCCACCCCGCGCACCGAGCCCACCGACGCGGACGTAGAGGCCTTCAAGCAGCAGCTCGGGCGGCCGCCGCGCGGCCTGCGCGCCATCGCGCACCGGTGCCCCTGCGGGCAGCCCGACGTCGTCGAGACGGCCCCGCGCCTGCCCGACGGCACGCCCTTCCCGACGCTGTACTACCTGACGTGCCCGAAGGCGTCCTCCGCGATCGGCACCCTGGAGGCGAACGGCGTGATGAAGGAGATGACGGCCCGGCTGGAGACCGACCCGGTGCTCGCCGCCGCCTACCGCGCCGCGCACGAGGACTACATCCGGCGCCGCGACGAGATCGAGGAACTCAAGGGCTTCCCGAGCGCGGGCGGCATGCCGGACCGGGTGAAGTGCCTGCACGTCCTGGTCGCCCACTCCCTGGCAGCCGGCCCCGGCGTCAACCCCCTGGGCGACGAGGCGCTGGAGATGCTGCCGGAGTGGTGGCGCAAGGGGACGTGCGTGACGCCGGTCGAGGAAACGTCCGTACGGTCCGTACGGTCCGTACGGTCCGTACAGGGGGAGGACCGGTGA
- a CDS encoding septum formation initiator family protein, protein MAVKDRDRFSTATRIRLLGEQTAARVYRSQTKRQARRSRLTGRAALLALVLCTLIVAMAYPIRQYVSQRAEISDLQREKEDAAERVERLRDLKARWQDDKYAEQQIRQRLHYVMPGETGYIVIDPDAAKQSRADLGAADRPWYSNVWDAVDKSDAADQ, encoded by the coding sequence ATGGCCGTGAAGGACCGGGACCGTTTCTCCACCGCGACCAGGATCCGGCTGCTCGGCGAGCAGACCGCGGCCCGCGTCTACCGCTCCCAGACCAAGCGGCAGGCCCGCCGCTCCCGGCTCACCGGCCGGGCGGCGCTGCTCGCCCTGGTGCTGTGCACGCTGATCGTGGCCATGGCCTATCCCATAAGGCAGTACGTCTCCCAGCGCGCCGAGATCTCCGATCTGCAGCGGGAGAAGGAGGACGCCGCCGAGCGGGTCGAACGGCTGCGGGACCTCAAGGCACGCTGGCAGGACGACAAGTACGCCGAGCAGCAGATCCGGCAGCGGTTGCACTATGTGATGCCGGGGGAGACGGGGTACATCGTCATCGACCCGGACGCGGCCAAGCAGTCGCGCGCCGACCTGGGGGCGGCAGACCGCCCCTGGTACTCGAACGTCTGGGACGCGGTCGACAAGTCCGACGCCGCCGACCAGTGA
- the eno gene encoding phosphopyruvate hydratase — translation MPSIDVVVAREILDSRGNPTVEVEVGLDDGSTGRAAVPSGASTGAFEAIELRDGDPNRYQGKGVEKAVLAVIEQIGPELVGYDATEQRLIDQAMFDLDATDNKGSLGANAILGVSLAVAHAASEASDLPLFRYLGGPNAHLLPVPMMNILNGGSHADSNVDIQEFMIAPIGAETFSEALRWGTEVYHTLKKVLKSKGLATGLGDEGGFAPNLGSNREALDLILEAIKEAGYTPGEQIALALDVAASEFYKDGSYLFEGKTRTAAEMTEYYAELVEAYPLVSIEDPLFEDDWDGWKTITDKLGDKVQLVGDDLFVTNPERLARGIEDGAANALLVKVNQIGSLTETLDAVEMAQRNGFKCMMSHRSGETEDVTIADLAVATNCGQIKTGAPARSERVAKYNQLLRIEEILDDAAVYAGRSAFPRFKG, via the coding sequence GTGCCGTCCATCGACGTCGTCGTAGCCCGGGAAATCCTGGACTCCCGAGGCAATCCCACGGTCGAGGTCGAGGTCGGCCTCGACGACGGCAGCACGGGTCGTGCCGCCGTCCCGTCCGGCGCCTCCACCGGCGCCTTCGAGGCCATCGAGCTCCGCGACGGCGACCCGAACCGCTACCAGGGCAAGGGCGTCGAGAAGGCCGTCCTGGCCGTCATCGAGCAGATCGGCCCGGAGCTGGTCGGCTACGACGCCACCGAGCAGCGTCTGATCGACCAGGCGATGTTCGACCTGGACGCCACCGACAACAAGGGCTCCCTCGGCGCCAACGCCATCCTCGGCGTCTCCCTCGCCGTCGCCCACGCCGCCTCCGAGGCCAGCGACCTCCCGCTCTTCCGCTACCTGGGCGGCCCGAACGCGCACCTGCTGCCCGTTCCGATGATGAACATCCTGAACGGCGGCTCGCACGCCGACTCCAACGTGGACATCCAGGAGTTCATGATCGCCCCGATCGGCGCGGAGACCTTCTCCGAGGCCCTGCGCTGGGGCACCGAGGTCTACCACACCCTCAAGAAGGTCCTGAAGAGCAAGGGCCTGGCCACCGGCCTCGGCGACGAGGGCGGCTTCGCCCCGAACCTCGGCTCCAACCGCGAGGCCCTCGACCTCATCCTCGAGGCGATCAAGGAGGCCGGCTACACCCCCGGCGAGCAGATCGCCCTCGCGCTCGACGTCGCCGCGTCCGAGTTCTACAAGGACGGCTCCTACCTCTTCGAGGGCAAGACGCGCACGGCCGCCGAGATGACCGAGTACTACGCCGAGCTCGTCGAGGCCTACCCGCTCGTCTCCATCGAGGACCCGCTGTTCGAGGACGACTGGGACGGCTGGAAGACCATCACCGACAAGCTCGGCGACAAGGTCCAGCTCGTCGGCGACGACCTGTTCGTCACCAACCCCGAGCGCCTGGCCCGCGGCATCGAGGACGGCGCCGCCAACGCCCTGCTGGTCAAGGTCAACCAGATCGGCTCGCTGACCGAGACCCTGGACGCCGTCGAGATGGCCCAGCGCAACGGCTTCAAGTGCATGATGTCCCACCGCTCCGGCGAGACCGAGGACGTCACCATCGCCGACCTCGCCGTCGCCACCAACTGCGGCCAGATCAAGACCGGCGCCCCGGCCCGCTCCGAGCGCGTCGCCAAGTACAACCAGCTGCTGCGCATCGAGGAGATCCTCGACGACGCGGCGGTGTACGCCGGCCGTAGCGCGTTCCCGCGCTTCAAGGGCTGA